The genomic interval GGTGCCGTAGGGGACGCCGGTGTGGTGGGCGTCGCGCACGAGGTAGTCCATCCGGTCGACGTCCAGTTCCCCCGAGACGAGCTGGCCGAGTTCCCCGTGGCCCGCGACGAGGTCCGCCACCCGCTCCGGCGAGCAGTCGTGGTCGCGCAGGACTTCGGCGGCTTCGGTCCCGCCGAGCAGGTCGTGAATCTCGTCGTGGTGTTCTCCCGCGTGGCGCATGATGACGCCCTCGGTCTGGTGGCCGTACGGACCGTGGCCGATGTCGTGGAGGAGCGCCGCGGCGCGGACGTGGGCTGCCCGCTCGCCGGTGACGCCCAGCGAGTCGAGGGCCTGCCGGGCGAGGTGGTAGACGCCGAGGGAGTGTTCGAAGCGCGTGTGGTTCGCCGACGGGTAGACGAGTCTGACCGTCGAGAGCTGTTTGATGTGTCGGAGTCGCTGGACGATGGGTGTGTCGACCAGCGCCTCGGCGACCGGGTCGAGCGCGATGTGGTCGTGGACGGCGTCCTTGACCGTGTTCATGTCCCCTCGCTGGTGATGGGGGGAGAAAGGTGCCTCGCTACGGCTCCGAGCGCGTGTCGAGCGTCGCACCGTCGAGCGAGAACAGGCCACCGTCGTCACCGTCGTCGCTCCCGCCGTCACTGCTCGTGCTGGTGTCGTCGCCGTCGTCGCCGGTGAGGTTGCCGACCGCGTCACCCGTCTCATCGACGACCGTCTCGACGGTGTCGCCCGTCTCCTCGACCGGCCCCGAGGTCTCGGTGCTCGTCTCCGTCGTCTCGGTCTCGGATGTCTCGGTCTCGGTCGGTTCGGCCGTCTCGGTCTCGGTCGGCGCACTCGTGGTCGACGACGCCGTACTCTCGGTCGTCTCCGTCTCGGTGGCCGTCGCGGTCACCGTCTCGGTCGACGTCTCCTCGTCGTCGCCGAGGAGGCCGTCGGTGGTGTTCGTCACCCCGTCGGTCACCTCGTCTGTGGTGTCGTCGACGGCTCCCGTCGCGGTGTTCACCGTGTCGTTCGTCTCGTCGACGACGGTGTCCGCGGTGTCCTCGACGGTCTCGCCCGTCTCGTCGGTGACGTTCTCGGTCGTGTCGACGGTGTCGTCGACCGCGTCCGTGGTGTCGTCGACCGTGTCGCCAGCCTCGGTGTCGTCGGTCGCGTCGTCGACGGCTCCGGTCACCCCGTCGGTGGTGTTCTCGACCGCGTCCGTCGTGTCGTCGACGGTCCCGCTCGTCTCGTTGGTCAGGTCGTCCGTGGCGTCCTCCGCCGTGTCACTCGTTTCGTCGACCGCGTCGGTGGAGTCGTCGACCGTGTCGTCGACGGTCTCACCCGTGTCGTTGACGAGGTCCTGGGTCTCCTCGTCGGCATCCTCGGGGTTCGAGAGCGTGTCGTTGACGGCGTCGGTGGAGTCGTCGACGGTGTCGCCGACGTTCCCGGTGGTGTCGTTGACGAGGTCACCCGTCGTCTCGCCGGTCTCCTCGACGGTGTCGCCGACGGTTCCGGTCGTGTTGTTCACCGTGTCACCGGCCGTTCCGGTCGTCTCCTCGACGGTGTCGCCGGCGGTGTCGGCGGTGTCGTTGACCGCGTCGCCGACGGGTCCGGTGGCGTTGGTGTCGACCGCGTCACCCACGCCGTCGGTGGTGTTGTCGACCGTCTCTCCGACGGTGCCCGTGGTGTCGTCGACGGTGTCGCCGACGTTCCCGGTCGTGTCGTTGACGGCACCGCCGACGCGGCTGGACGTGTTGTCCGCGATATCACCGACGGTCCCGGTCGTGTCGTTCACCGTGTCACCGACGGTCCCCGTGGTGTTGCCGACCACGTCGGTCGTGTTGTCGACGACATCGGTCGTATTGTTCACCACGTCGCCGACGGTGTCCGTCGTGTTGTTCACCACGTCGCCGACCGCGTCCGTGGTGTTGTCGACCGGCCCGGACGAGTTGCTGCCGGGCACCGGCAGTTGCGGCAGCAGGTGCCGGAGCGTCGAGGCGGACACCCACAGTTCCAGTCGGTCGGCGTGGGCCTTCTGGAACGCGAGGTCCAGTTTGCCCCCGCGGATGGAGCCGTCGGTGATGTCCACGTCGTCCATCACGAGCCGGAACCCGCGGTGTTCGTCGACCGGCGAGCGGATGCAGAGCTTGCCGACGTCGATGCGCGACGCTTGGATGGTGAACGGCCCCGTGTGACTGTCCTCTCTCGTGCCGGCGGCCAGTTTGAGAATCTCGAGCCGCGTGGTCTCCTGCCGGTAGGCGTCGATAGCGGTGTCCTTCAGGGTGAGCGGGAGGGGGAGACAGCCGATGTCGCTCAACTCCTCGTCGGTGTACTCGGCCGATTCGTTCCCTTCGCTCTCGGTCTCGGTGCCTGCGGCGTCCTCGTCGTCCTCGCTCTCGCTCGGTGTCGACGTGTTCACCGTCGACCCGTTCTCTTGGACCGCGGCGAACGCTCCACCGTCCGCCGCCGCTCCGCCCGAGCCCGCAGCGCCGTCCGCGTCGACGCCCAGCGCCGCGCCGACCGGGGCTGCGGTCCCGACCACGAGACAGCAGACGACTGCGACCGCGACTGTCTGACGGACGGTAGTGATACTCACGCTTGTGCATCGTGACGATATCAGACGACATGTGGATTGACCGGGGTATGGCCGGTCGTTTAAACCGGAACTTCCACACCTTACTACTTAGCCGGAACAACCTTACAGGACGGTAAGTATCTTGACTGGTAATGCGTTACGTGACCATCGCCATCCACCCCCCGAACGGGAGCATCCACCCGGTGGGCGCGTCGATCGCGGAGACGCCCGGCGTCGAGCGCGAGGCGCTGCTCTACGTCGACGCGCTGTTCGATGGGAACGGGTTGCTGTTCTACCGCCTCCACGGCGACATCTCGCCGCTGGGGGGGCGCCTCGACGCGCAGGAGGAGGTCATCGACTACGAGGTGCTCGACGTCACCGGCGACACGTCGTACATCTACGTCTACGTCGAGTCGGGCCAGCCCGCGGGGCTGCTGATGTACCTCGCCCAGAAGTACGCGCTCGTCGTCGAGACGCCCATCGAGTTCGGTCCCGACGGCGCGGTGGTCATCACCGTCGCGGGGACACAGGAGAACCTCCAGGAGGCGTTCCACGAGTTCCCGGCGGACATCGCCGTCCACGTCGAGAGCG from Halomarina salina carries:
- a CDS encoding collagen-like triple helix repeat-containing protein — protein: MSITTVRQTVAVAVVCCLVVGTAAPVGAALGVDADGAAGSGGAAADGGAFAAVQENGSTVNTSTPSESEDDEDAAGTETESEGNESAEYTDEELSDIGCLPLPLTLKDTAIDAYRQETTRLEILKLAAGTREDSHTGPFTIQASRIDVGKLCIRSPVDEHRGFRLVMDDVDITDGSIRGGKLDLAFQKAHADRLELWVSASTLRHLLPQLPVPGSNSSGPVDNTTDAVGDVVNNTTDTVGDVVNNTTDVVDNTTDVVGNTTGTVGDTVNDTTGTVGDIADNTSSRVGGAVNDTTGNVGDTVDDTTGTVGETVDNTTDGVGDAVDTNATGPVGDAVNDTADTAGDTVEETTGTAGDTVNNTTGTVGDTVEETGETTGDLVNDTTGNVGDTVDDSTDAVNDTLSNPEDADEETQDLVNDTGETVDDTVDDSTDAVDETSDTAEDATDDLTNETSGTVDDTTDAVENTTDGVTGAVDDATDDTEAGDTVDDTTDAVDDTVDTTENVTDETGETVEDTADTVVDETNDTVNTATGAVDDTTDEVTDGVTNTTDGLLGDDEETSTETVTATATETETTESTASSTTSAPTETETAEPTETETSETETTETSTETSGPVEETGDTVETVVDETGDAVGNLTGDDGDDTSTSSDGGSDDGDDGGLFSLDGATLDTRSEP
- a CDS encoding helix-turn-helix domain-containing protein: MRYVTIAIHPPNGSIHPVGASIAETPGVEREALLYVDALFDGNGLLFYRLHGDISPLGGRLDAQEEVIDYEVLDVTGDTSYIYVYVESGQPAGLLMYLAQKYALVVETPIEFGPDGAVVITVAGTQENLQEAFHEFPADIAVHVESAGEYTPGHGQLLTSLTDRQREVLETAFKLGYYDVPRDATHECIAAELDVATSTIDEHLRKAESRLFGSLLG